A genome region from Oncorhynchus gorbuscha isolate QuinsamMale2020 ecotype Even-year linkage group LG26, OgorEven_v1.0, whole genome shotgun sequence includes the following:
- the LOC124016516 gene encoding mitochondrial glycine transporter B-like isoform X1 produces MLSLSLPPLSACLSLQAHPTLKAFMCGSLSGTCSTLLFQPLDLVKTRLQTLHSNMQPGSARVGMVTVFLSVVRTEKLIGLWKGVSPSFVRTIPGVGIYFSTYYSLKQHYFLEQGPGAMESVLLGAGARTVAGVCMLPVTVIKTRFESGRYNYVSVAGALRSVCQTEGPRALFSGLSATLLRDAPFSGLYVMFYNQGKNTLPQEISTSPYAALANFSCGILAGVLASLVTQPADVVKTQVQVSPHLYRRTADAVRYIYNEHGFQGFFRGGVPRSLRRTMIAAMAWTVYEQLMARMGLKS; encoded by the exons ATGTTatcactctcccttcctcccctctctgcttgTCTCTCCCTTCAGGCTCACCCGACTCTCAAAGCCTTTATGTGTGGCTCTCTCAGTGGAACATGCTCCACCCTGCTCTTCCAGCCTCTGGACCTGGTCAAGACCCGCCTGCAGACCCTTCACAGCAACATGCAGCCTGG TTCAGCAAGAGTGGGGATGGTGACTGTGTTCTTAAGTGTTGTACGGACAGAGAAGCTCATAGGACTTTGGAAGGGGGTCTCACCA TCATTTGTGAGGACCATCCCCGGTGTAGGGATCTATTTCAGCACCTACTACTCTCTGAAGCAGCACTACTTCCTGGAGCAGGGCCCCGGGGCCATGGAGTCTGTGCTGCTGGGAGCTGGGGCCAGGACTGTGGCAGGGGTCTGCATGCTGCCTGTCACTGTCATTAAAACTCGCTTTGAG agtggcaggtataactacgtGAGCGTGGCAGGGGCTTTGCGCAGTGTGTGTCAAACAGAGGGACCCAGAGCTCTGTTCTCAGGGCTGAGCGCCACCCTCCTCAGAGATGCTCCCTTCTCAGGCCTCTATGTCATGTTCTACAACCAGGGCAAGAACACTCTGCCACAGG AGATAAGCACGTCTCCCTACGCGGCCCTGGCTAACTTCAGCTGTGGGATTCTGGCcggggtcctggcttccctagtGACCCAGCCAGCTGACGTGGTCAAAACCCAGGTCCAAGTCAGCCCACATCTGTACAGGAGGACTGCAGATGCTGTGCGATACATTTACAat gaGCACGGGTTTCAAGGGTTCTTCCGGGGTGGGGTGCCACGTTCTCTGAGGAGGACCATGATTGCTGCCATGGCATGGACGGTGTATGAACAGCTGATGGCCCGCATGGGGCTCAAGTCCTGA
- the LOC124016516 gene encoding mitochondrial glycine transporter B-like isoform X2 has product MELSLAHPTLKAFMCGSLSGTCSTLLFQPLDLVKTRLQTLHSNMQPGSARVGMVTVFLSVVRTEKLIGLWKGVSPSFVRTIPGVGIYFSTYYSLKQHYFLEQGPGAMESVLLGAGARTVAGVCMLPVTVIKTRFESGRYNYVSVAGALRSVCQTEGPRALFSGLSATLLRDAPFSGLYVMFYNQGKNTLPQEISTSPYAALANFSCGILAGVLASLVTQPADVVKTQVQVSPHLYRRTADAVRYIYNEHGFQGFFRGGVPRSLRRTMIAAMAWTVYEQLMARMGLKS; this is encoded by the exons ATGGAACTGTCTCTG GCTCACCCGACTCTCAAAGCCTTTATGTGTGGCTCTCTCAGTGGAACATGCTCCACCCTGCTCTTCCAGCCTCTGGACCTGGTCAAGACCCGCCTGCAGACCCTTCACAGCAACATGCAGCCTGG TTCAGCAAGAGTGGGGATGGTGACTGTGTTCTTAAGTGTTGTACGGACAGAGAAGCTCATAGGACTTTGGAAGGGGGTCTCACCA TCATTTGTGAGGACCATCCCCGGTGTAGGGATCTATTTCAGCACCTACTACTCTCTGAAGCAGCACTACTTCCTGGAGCAGGGCCCCGGGGCCATGGAGTCTGTGCTGCTGGGAGCTGGGGCCAGGACTGTGGCAGGGGTCTGCATGCTGCCTGTCACTGTCATTAAAACTCGCTTTGAG agtggcaggtataactacgtGAGCGTGGCAGGGGCTTTGCGCAGTGTGTGTCAAACAGAGGGACCCAGAGCTCTGTTCTCAGGGCTGAGCGCCACCCTCCTCAGAGATGCTCCCTTCTCAGGCCTCTATGTCATGTTCTACAACCAGGGCAAGAACACTCTGCCACAGG AGATAAGCACGTCTCCCTACGCGGCCCTGGCTAACTTCAGCTGTGGGATTCTGGCcggggtcctggcttccctagtGACCCAGCCAGCTGACGTGGTCAAAACCCAGGTCCAAGTCAGCCCACATCTGTACAGGAGGACTGCAGATGCTGTGCGATACATTTACAat gaGCACGGGTTTCAAGGGTTCTTCCGGGGTGGGGTGCCACGTTCTCTGAGGAGGACCATGATTGCTGCCATGGCATGGACGGTGTATGAACAGCTGATGGCCCGCATGGGGCTCAAGTCCTGA